A genome region from Cryptococcus neoformans var. neoformans B-3501A chromosome 8, whole genome shotgun sequence includes the following:
- a CDS encoding hypothetical protein (Match to EST gb|CF185810.1|CF185810; HMMPfam hit to APS_kinase, Adenylylsulphate kinase, score: 197.9, E(): 2e-56; HMMPfam hit to ATP-sulfurylase, ATP-sulfurylase, score: 542.8, E(): 2.9e-160) — protein MANAPHGGVLKDLLVRDAALHDSLLQEARSLNDIFLTERQLCDLELILNGGFSPLEGFMNERDYTSVVETLRLAPYNGQKHGDVFPIPITLDVSQEDINTLGLKQGGRVALRDPRDDAALAILTVSDIYRPNKAIEAEKVMGADDIAHPSVAYLRNNVKEFYVGGKVQAIQAPTHFDYVPLRFTPAELRAHFHKLAWRKVVAFQTRNPMHRAHRELTVRAARQRRANVLIHPVVGLTKPGDVDHYTRVRAYQALMPSYPEGMAHLALLPLAMRMAGPREAVWHAVIRKNFGATHFIVGRDHAGPGKNSQGQDFYGPYDAQELVTQFKDELQIEMVPFQAMTYLPGSDEYQPVDEVPKGTPTADISGTELRKRLRTGASIPDWFSYTGVVKVLRESYPPRPQQGFTILLTGLHNSGKDTIARALQVTLQQQGSRSVSLLLGEELRSDLDPQIGRAITPEQKHINLERIGFVAGELTKAGAAVIAAPTAPYERSRQAFKKQVVGSGGGNYFLVHVATPLEWCEKVDRRGLYKAARAGEIKNLTGVDDVYEAPEDADLVCDLRNDTVPEIVHSIIMILESQNLV, from the exons ATGGCTAACGCTCCTCACGGTGGTGTTCTCAAGGACCTCCTTGTCCGCGATGCTGCTCTTCACGATTCGCTTCTCCAAGAAGCTCGTAGCTTGAACGACATCTTCCTTACCGAG CGTCAATTGTGTGACCTCGAGCTTATCTTGAACGGTGGTTTCTCCCCTCTTGAGGGTTTCATGAACGAGCGGGACTACACTTC TGTCGTTGAGACTCTCCGACTTGCCCCTTACAACGGTCAGAAGCACGGTGACGTTTTCCCCATTCCCATCACTCTCGACGTCTCCCAGGAGGACATCAACACTCTTGGCCTCAAGCAGGGCGGCCGAGTCGCTCTCCGAGACCCCCGTGACGATGCTGCCCTTGCTATCCTTACTG TCTCTGACATCTACCGACCTAACAAGGCTATTGAGGCTGAAAAGGTCATGGGAGCTGACGACATCGCCCACCCTTCCGTCGCTTACCTCCGCAACAACGTTAAGGAGTTCTACGTCGGCGGTAAGGTCCAGGCTATCCAAGCTCCTACCCACTTTGACTACGTTCCCCTCCGATTCACTCCCGCCGAGCTCCGAGCTCACTTCCACAAGCTCGCCTGGCGAAAGGTTGTCGCTTTCCAGACCCGAAACCCTATGCACCGGGCCCACCGAGAGCTCACCGTCCGAGCTGCCCGTCAACGACGAGCAAACGTCCTCATCCACCCCGTTGTCGGTCTTACCAAGCCCGGAGATGTCGATCACTACACTCGTGTCCGAGCCTACCAGGCTCTCATGCCCTCTTATCCCGAGGGTATGGCCCACCTTGCTCTCTTGCCCCTCGCCATGAGGATGGCTGGTCCCAGGGAGGCTGTCTGGCACGCCGTTATCCGAAAGAACTTTGGTGCGACCCACTTCATTGTCGGCCGAGACCATGCCGGTCCCGGTAAGAACTCTCAGGGTCAGGACTTTTATGGTCCTTACGACGCCCAGGAGCTCGTTACCCAGTTCAAGGATGAGCTTCAGATCGAGATGGTTCCCTTCCAGGCCATGACCTACCTTCCCGGCTCTGACGAGTACCAGCCCGTTGACGAGGTCCCCAAGGGCACCCCCACCGCCGATATCTCTGGTACCGAGCTCCGAAAGCGACTCCGAACCGGTGCCTCCATTCCTGACTGGTTCTCTTACACCGGTGTCGTCAAGGTTCTCCGAGAATCTTACCCCCCTCGACCCCAGCAGGGtttcaccatcctcttgaCCGGTCTTCACAACTCTGGTAAGGACACCATTGCCCGAGCTCTTCAAGTTACCCTCCAACAGCAAGGCTCTCGATCtgtctccctcctcctcggcgAGGAACTCCGGTCAGACCTCGACCCCCAGATTGGCCGTGCTATCACTCCCGAGCAAAAGCACATCAACCTCGAGCGAATCGGTTTCGTTGCGGGCGAGCTTACAAAGGCCGGCGCCGCCGTCATCGCCGCCCCCACCGCTCCTTACGAGAGGTCCCGACAGGCTTTCAAGAAGCAGGTCGTCGGCTCCGGTGGCGGCAACTACTTCTTGGTCCACGTCGCTACTCCTTTGGAATGGTGTGAGAAGGTCGACAGGCGGGGATTGTACAAGGCTGCCAGAGCTGGTGAGATCAAGAACTTGACTGGTGTCGATGATGTGTACGAGGCCCCCGAGGATGCCGATTTGGTCTGCGACTTGAGGAATGACACTGTTCCCGAGATCGTCCACT CCATCATTATGATCCTCGAAAGCCAGAACCTTGTTTAA